The genomic interval CCGATGAATTCTGGTGCTGGGTAGAATTAGACTTTGAGTGACCAGTCTTCAAGATCTCGATATGGGCTTCAAAAATTGGCTCCGACTTTCCTGGCATAAAGCACTTTTGCTTACCTTACTCACATCAGGATTTGCTGTCAATGGAATTGCCTGGATGCAAGCTTATTCTATGACTCATTATGTTGCAGGCGGAGAACGTACTACTCGACCAGAAAAATTATCTTTAGCTGAAAAAGTGGGAGTTGTGTTGACAGGTGTGCGGCTCCCTCGACCTGCTAATCATCAAACGCCTGAACAGATTGGGTTAGGTTACGAAACCATTCAAATTGAGATTTCTAACGAGGAGAAATTAGAAGCCTGGTTTGTACCTGTAGCATCCACTCGTGGCATTGTTCTGCTTTTCCCTCCTTATGGTGGCAGCAAGCAAACGCTGCTGGCTCCAGGCAAAATTTTGCATGATTTGGGATATGAGTTGCTGTTAGTGGACTTTCGGGGTGTAGGCGGGTCGAGTGGCAGCGATACAACCCTGGGTGTGCGGGAAGCGAAGGATGTAGCGCGAGCAGTTGCCTATACCCAACAACGATGGTCAGGTCGTCCGATCGTCTTATATGGTGCATCAATGGGGGCAGCAGCAGTAATGCGGGCGATCGCCGATGAAGGAGTTTCCCCCACAGCAATCATTTTGGAAAGCCCGTTCGATCGTCTGCTGAATACAGTTCGTCACCGCTTTGATGCAATGAGGCTTCCCTCTTTCCCTGCGGCAGAACTCATTGTCTGGTGGGGCGGTTGGCAGCAAGGAATCAATGGTTTCGCTCACAATCCAGTTGAGTCTGCAAAAGAGATAGAGTGCCCGACTTTGCTGATCTATGGGGAAGATGACAAACGGGTAACACTTCAAGAGGTGAAATCAATTTTCGATCATCTCCCTGGTCAAAAGCAGTTCGCCGTTTTTTCAGGCATTGGTCACGGATCTCTGGCTATAGATAATCCTGTGAAATGGAAACAGCAAGTGCAAAACTTTCTACAAATAAAGGAGTTGTAAAGATCGACGAATGTGCTCTTACAAGCTCGATCTCAATTCCCGTAAAGCAACTCCCGTACCCCGTTCTGCCGCAGTTTGCAAGCATCGAACCGTTAGGGTTTGCAAATCGATACTGGGGAAAAACTGGCTGGTTTCCTGGAGGGTGTAACTGCCATTTTCTAGAACGCCGGTACAGAAACCGGGTTTCTTCTCTGAGATGCTCAAGTTTTGTTGAATATCCTCACCAGAAACCCGGTTTCTCGAAATACTGTACCGATGCTCTAGCCAATGGATCAGCAATCGATTGTTTTTGAACAGCCACATCTCTGGTACCTGATAGGGAAGGTACTCTTCAGCAGCGGAGTAAGTGGTGACATCAATTTCAATCACTAAATCAGGAGGCGGATCGGTCTGCCAATTGATTTGGTCTTTGCCCACCGCTGCCTGCCAGTTATCGATATAAAAGCAATAATCGGGTTCAATTCCCCTGGATTCAGGCATATCCATCGTAATCGGCGTAAAAGCCTCGTAATTACGATTTTGGCTATCCAGCAGGGCTTCTACGATGTCCGCCAGAATATTGGCTTCACGACCGTGGCGCGGCATGGGACTCATCAGCAAAATTTCTCCATCGCGGTATTTGATTCGAGAGATGGAGCCATCACCTCGGCTATCACGCAGCGTGCAGTAATCCTGCCAGGTTCCGGGCATTCGCACGACTGTATCCGGTGGCAGTTGAATTTTATCTGAGGAAATGACTGCGTACACGGCTGTCCCTCCCGGAAGTTGGGTCTATGGTTCTATAATTCTACCCATGAGTGTCATTCGCCAATTGGGCAAACTACTAGAAACTGATGCCGACGGCTATTTGATCAACGAATGCGGTTGGGAAAAAATTCAATCCCCCTGGCTCGAGTTGGTTGATGACCTGAGAAATGCCTGCATGAATGAACTGGGCGATCGCTTGCAGAGCCTGTATCTACGTGGCTCCATTCCCCGTGGGCAGGCAATTCCAGAAGTTTCAGATCTGGACAGTGTTGCCATCGTACAGGGCAGAATTACACCTGCCTTAGAAGACCAGATCGCAGCGCTGGAGAAAATGCTGGAGCAGCAGCACCGATTCTGCAAAAAAGTGGAGATCGCCCTCCTGACTGATAGCGAAATTCAAAATCCCACATTCCATTGGCGAGCAGTGATTCAAACCCAAAGCCTCTGCATTCAGGGATATGATCTTCGACCCGAACTTCCCCGCTTCAAACCGGGCATTGAACTGGTCAGTCATGCCTTCGATTTAGCAGATGACATCACAGAAGTTCAAACATTTTTGAGGGAATCATCCGCGCACCATCCCAAATTTGAACAGAGGGTGAAAGGTCAGTGTGGGTGGATCGCACGACGCATCGTTCGCACAGGGTTTGAGTTAGTTATGGAGAAAGAAGGCAGCTTCACCCGTGACCTGTATCCTTGCTATAAATGCTTCTCGCGCCACTTCCCAGAGCAGGAACCCCAGATGCGCAAGGCCCTGGAACTGGCAATTCAGCCTTCCAGCAATCGAGGGGGATTACTGATTTTCCTGGCTACCTTTGGACAATGGTTAGTTGCAGAAGTTGATCGCACCTTTGGTGAAAGGCCGCGGGCAGAAAGAAGGGTGAGGTAAGGGGGGGGAGATAAAAGAGTTCTTCTGCTTTGTTCTATCCTTCAACGAACAACACGCCTTCCATCACCAGGCGCGTCAGCAGGGGTACCACATCTCCCTCAAAATCTAGATCGGGTGCCCACTCTCCCAAATCAAGAATGCTGAAGCACTCCTGGGTAAAGATATTTTCAACCAGGCTAAGCGGAACCCCCTTCAGCGCTATCCGTTTGGAACCGATCGTAATCTGGTAAGCCTCATCTTCCAATGGCTCAATCTGCACAATCTGTGTTTTGGTGCGGAAGAACCGGGTTTCGAATCCCTGATCAAAAATGTCAACCCCCAGTTGGGCGGGTAGCGAAAAGGGCGTATCCGGGAGTTCCTGACTGGCAAAATGTTGAAGATACTTCTGAACCAGTTCCGGTTGGTGCAGAGACTGACTCAGCGATCGACGTAATTGCTCTAACCGTTGTTCGAGGGCATCTGTATCGCCATTGGCAGTAAACGGTAAATTTTGTCGCCATTCCGGTTGGTTTTGCAACTCCCCCACCAACCACTTCAGCCAATCGAGTCCTGTTTCACAATCAATTCCCACCGTTAAATGCAACGAAGGACGATCGCAGGAAATGGCATAGTGCCAATGTCCCCGTGGAATGTACAATACATCGCCTGGTTGCAGAACACATTTGAGATAGGGCGGTTCATCGGGTGGTAATTGATCCGGCGATCGACTCTCGGCCACAGGGTAGGGAATCGTCTCTGGAAAGATAAACCATTTCTTTTCCCCATCAATTTGTAAAATCAACACATCATGGGTGTCATAGTGACAATCGAAACCCTGTTGTTCCGCAGGTGAGCAATACAAATTCACCTGTGTACAATGGCCCAGTTCATACCGCAGAGCAACCGCTAACTCGGCTACCGACGGAACCAGTTCGTGAATGTGATTGATCACAAGAGTTGCACCCTGACGCAACCGATCGTGCCAATCCTTGCGATCGTCTACTGGAAACGATTTTCCATCCAGGGAAAATCGCAAATCAGGATAGGGAATGCGGTGAAAATTAAGCAGGTGATTCAGCGCTTTCCAGGAAAAAAGATCCCGAAATTTATGTCGATGGTTAGCCGCAAGATAAACCGCCTGTTGAGTCCAGTTTTGGGCTAAAAATTGTTCAATTGGATAAGGCGCAAGTAGACGTTTGAGAGTTTCCATACTGAGTTTTGATAAAGCAAAGTTCAATAGGAACCTCCCCCAACATGCACCAGCCAGGGGAGATCAAGGTGATACCCCTTCCCAAATCGATGCGATCGCATTCAATGGGAAGTTCAATTCATGCCTTTACCGCCAGGGAGAAATGAGAATGATGCGACGATTTCTTACACGGGCATCATCATAATCTCTCCGTCTTGCATCAAAATTATTTCTGCGTCCCGCATCCGCATTATTTCTCCATCGGGGATTCACCTCAGGTCTCCACCACGGGTTCACCTGCTGTCTCCATCGAGGGTTTACCTGGTATCTGCGTCTTGCATCATCATTGTTCCTGCGGGAATCATCATTGTTCCTGCGGGAGTCGTCATTATTTCTACCAGCAGTTAGAAATGGCTGGGATGAGCTGCGATTCAGGTTGACGACTTCCACCTCAACGGAGGATGGGCGGACAGATGAGCGAGTGTCCATACCCGTCGTTGCCGCGAGGGAAACAGCGGGTAAAAAGAAGCTAGAATTGACACCCAAAAACAGACTCAACAACAGCTTAGGATTCATGGTTTGGTCTCCAGGTGAATGAACATGCAACAAGTCATCAATTAAATAGATGCAAGCATTAGCGATGCAGAATGGACGATCGCGGACTCCACAGCTTGTGTTCCGATGGAACACACCACTGCGATCGACCCAAATCGCTGCCGATCAATCCGTTCAAAGCTGACAGAACATTAATCGCAATACTTGAATCAAGGACGCACATTTGCGTACCAGGTTCCCTCTGATACCGATCTCGCCTGATCCGACTTTTGCCCTGCCTGTAGGAATGGTTGTACATTCTGTTTCCATTCCAGAGGATCATCTGAAGCTAGCGATCCGTGCCCAATGTCTGGAAAGATGACTGAGGAGTGTGGATTAAATAACCTGTGTCGCTTGGGTTGAAGGATGGAACCCAACACTCCCCAAAACGTTGGATTTCTGTACCGATGCTCTAGTTCATGCAAAATTTTGCTTGAGTCACAGAAGCATTTGCTTGTTGCGTGTAATTGAGCCAACATCACAGACGAATGTTGCAGGGATGGAAAGGAGGGGAATTCTATGGTTGTAAAATTATTAACCCTTTACACCTGGAAGACCCCTTATGCCCTATCAAGACATCAACGTAACCCTCTCAGATGCTGACTTGACCGAAATTCGGCAGGCAGTTGCCACCATTCAGCAAAAGCTACCATTTCTGATTACGCTGAATACGACGGAGCGGAAGCGGTTGTTCAAAATGGGGGATAAGCGGTTAACGTTTGTGCAAACAAGCCTGAATGCAGCTCAGAGCAATCAAAATATCCTGCCTGCCAGCTTTGATCTGAATGGCTTCTCCAATGATTTTCGGTTGGCAACCTCGTTAATGGAAATTGAAATGCTGCTGAATCAGCTTTCGGAACAGGTGGATGACACATTGCTGGCGGTGGATAGCGAAGCGATGACCAGTAGCCTGACGGTTTACGATTATGTGAAGACCGCAGCCAAAAAGACTCCCGGTTTGAAAGGGATTGCTGAGCAGTTAGGAACCCAATTACGGGCGATGAAAAGCAGAACACCCAAAGCAGCGGCAGGGGAAACACCTGTAGCGAGTTGAATGCCAGGGCTAACCCCAAGATCACGATCCCTGACTTCTCCGCCAAGCTTGAGTTATATCAATTTGTTGAGAGTAGGCGACAGATCTGGAGCAGGCGAAAGGCGAAGGGGGAAAGGATAAACGGCAATCAATTACTCCTTTCACCTTTTTCCTTTCGCCTTTCGCCCCTAACGGATCGGTCACTTCCCCAATTTAAGTTGGTATTACTACTGCTACGTCTCGGCAAGAAGCCGGAGATTTGAACGTCTTCTACATCAGGTGTGCCCCAGAGATCCCCGACTTCTGCGCCAACATCCGGTTCCTACAGGTGAGTTTGGGCAAGAAGTCGGGGATCTGAAGGCTCTCTGGTAAAACTCAAAGTATGACGGGAGACTCTCAACCATTCAGGGCTGAAACAACGGGATTAAAGCCTGAATCTCAATCATTAGCGGCTGATAGTTGCAGATTTAACGCTGAACCTCAAAGATTAACGGTTGAAGATCAAAGATTAAGCCCTTAATGAAAAAGATTAAGCGATGAAGGGCAAAGATTAAGCGGTGAACGATTGACATTAGCCGTTAAATCTTTGAGCTTGACGCGAGACTCTTCAAGATTAAGCGATGATTCTTCGGGATTTGGGGCATACGTTACCATAAGAGTTAGCCTTTAGCGATCGCCCCTCATTTAGGATGCGTTAGCTGCGGCGTAACGCATCGTTCATTGATAAAACAGTTCTCATTGAAGACGGTACAAAAAACTCAATTGAGAGAACAATGGAAATCTCAATGTAAGTTTGAAATGTGCAAACTCAATCATTGAATTGATGCGTTACGTTGGCACTAACGCATCCTACGCGAGGGGCGATCGCGCTAGAACTACACCCAACGAACAATCCATGAGTTCATTGGTCAATCGTCCGTTAGGTTATCTTATCTTTGATGACTTCTTGCTTAATAGCCATCCATAAAGCCTGGGAGTGAAGACGTTCATGCAAAATAAATCATGTCATTTTTTATTAAAATATGGACTACTTTCATTCATTATTATTTTGGGGTTTAGTTATCTCTCAAGCTCATGTGAATCAGCAACAAAAATTCAGCCGACTGAGCTACCTTTAGGCTCAATTAGCCAAACCGAGGAAGTTGCGGGCATTGCCATCGCTTCCAATGGTTCCTTCCTTTTAGCTATCAATCACACTGAGCCACTGCAATTACTAAATAAGCAGACTGGGCAAAGAGAAATGACACTTGAAGGAAGTCAAAACATTTATCCAATTGCTTCTTTTTCGCCAGATAGTAGAACTATTGCAGTTGCAAATCGCGCTAATCAAGCAGTTTTATGGGATACTTCTAGCGGTCGGATCAAGATGTTTTTAGCTGGGCACAAGCAACGAATCAATGGAATTGCTTTTTCCTCTGATGGCAACAACATAGCTACTAGTAGTGATGACAAAACCATTAGGTTATGGGACGTAAGGACAGGGAAGTTACAGCAAATATTTAGCGCTTCTTACCCACTTTTTGAGATTCTGCTTACTCAAGATGGAAAAACTTTAAATGCAGCAGATGAGTTCGGTACAATTTATCAATGGAATTTATTGAAGCATAAGTTGGCTCGAAAGATAGCAGTTTCACAGAATAAGATTCTCTCAGTTGCTTTTTCACCGGATGGAAAGTTGGTGGCTCGAAGAGCTTATTCAAATGAAATAGGATTATGGAGTTTAGACACAGGGAATTCAGTCAATACAATCAGGAAAAATTATAAACCTTCACATCCAATGATCTTTTCTCCAGATAGCCAAATGCTTGCAGTTGTAGACAGATCTGAGCAACACGGGCTTGCAACAGGTGCTAATCTCAATACTTTAAAGCTTTGGAATGCCAAAACGGGGCACTTAGTTGCTCAATCTGATGATTGGCAATATATTTTAGGGTAGTACCCTTATGTAAATGCCAGAGAAAATAAGCAGTTGTTATCATGGAGCCGTGTAGTTCTATTGGCTCTGAGCAACAAACCTGCATCATGAAGCTCTATCTTCTTTGCCCAACCTGTGGTTCCGACGACATCAAGAAAAACGGTACGACTCGTCGGGGCAAGCAGAATTACCGCTGTCGAGACTGCGGTCGTCAGTTTGTCGAAGATCCGCAGTGGAAACGCATCGAGCCTGACCGCACTGCCCTCATTGATCGCCTGTTACTGGAGAAGATCCCTTTGGCAGGTATTGCTCGTGTGATGGAGGTATCTGAGGACTGGTTGCAGCGTTATGTCAATGAATACTATGAGCAGGTTCCTCAACAAACGCAGGTAGAGTCCAAACCCAAAGGCTCTCATCAAGTGCAGATGGACGAGTTGTGGTCGTTTGTAGATCACAAAGGGAACAAGCAATGGGTCTGGTTGGCATTGGATGTGGTAACACGCGAGATCATTGGGTGCTTCATTGGCGACCGCTCCAAGGAGTCGGCACAGGGCTTATGGGAGTCACTGCCTGCGGTTTATCGACAATGTGGGGTGGTTTATACCGATGACTGGGAGGCATACAAATCGGTGTTGCCCAGCAAACGGCATCGAGTTGTGGGTAAAGAGACGGGATTAACCAGTTACATTGAGCGCTTTAACAACACACTCAGACAACGTGTGTCCCGGTTAGTGAGGAAGACCTTATCCTTCTCAAAGAGCATCGAGAATCACAAAGCTGCGATTTGGAATTTTATTCATCATTACAACGAGCAGCTTCACGTTACAGGATGAAGTTGGTTGATTCTTCCTTATTTCTCTCTAACCTTTACTAAAGTGGACTACCTATTTTAGGTCTCACATTTGATCCAACCGGAAAAGAAGTTATCACTATCGGTAATCCAGGAAAAGTATTGATATGGGATATTGGTAGAATAGCTAATTAGTTATAGTAGATCGCCCCCTCTCGCGTAGGATGCGTTAGCTTTGGCGTAACGCATCGATTCAACCAACGGGAACACTTGATCAATTAGGTTAAATTTGAAGATCCAGAAATACTGCTGGAGATTTGGGATTGTGAGGTGTTGATTCGTGGAATTGATGCGTTACGTTAGCACTAACGCATCCTACGCGAAAGAGGGCGATCGCGCTGATGCAGTCACAGGAGATCGTCATTTTGTTCAAGCAGGCTTTCGCGCCCTGATGCTGGTCATAGAGTGAGAAAAGAGGCATGATCACAATCAGGGAAGCAACGAGAGATTTGCTGATGTGACTATCCCAAAGATCCCCGACTTTTTTGGAAAAGTCGGGGATCTGAGCGCTCTCTGCATCATTCATCCAGCATGAGCGATCGCACCTTCGGCTCTTGAGGCAATGAGTGATCCTCCAGGAACATCTGATAGGCATCCTTTGCCCCTGTTAAAGCCTGTACCCGCTCCAATTTCGGCAACGTTCCCTGCCGCAGTCCCGCATATTCCCGGTAACTTGAAAATTCCCATTCCCCCGGATGTTTCACCAGCCCACCCTTCACAGGATTC from Kovacikia minuta CCNUW1 carries:
- a CDS encoding alpha/beta hydrolase; this translates as MTSLQDLDMGFKNWLRLSWHKALLLTLLTSGFAVNGIAWMQAYSMTHYVAGGERTTRPEKLSLAEKVGVVLTGVRLPRPANHQTPEQIGLGYETIQIEISNEEKLEAWFVPVASTRGIVLLFPPYGGSKQTLLAPGKILHDLGYELLLVDFRGVGGSSGSDTTLGVREAKDVARAVAYTQQRWSGRPIVLYGASMGAAAVMRAIADEGVSPTAIILESPFDRLLNTVRHRFDAMRLPSFPAAELIVWWGGWQQGINGFAHNPVESAKEIECPTLLIYGEDDKRVTLQEVKSIFDHLPGQKQFAVFSGIGHGSLAIDNPVKWKQQVQNFLQIKEL
- a CDS encoding Uma2 family endonuclease; this encodes MYAVISSDKIQLPPDTVVRMPGTWQDYCTLRDSRGDGSISRIKYRDGEILLMSPMPRHGREANILADIVEALLDSQNRNYEAFTPITMDMPESRGIEPDYCFYIDNWQAAVGKDQINWQTDPPPDLVIEIDVTTYSAAEEYLPYQVPEMWLFKNNRLLIHWLEHRYSISRNRVSGEDIQQNLSISEKKPGFCTGVLENGSYTLQETSQFFPSIDLQTLTVRCLQTAAERGTGVALRELRSSL
- a CDS encoding cupin domain-containing protein is translated as METLKRLLAPYPIEQFLAQNWTQQAVYLAANHRHKFRDLFSWKALNHLLNFHRIPYPDLRFSLDGKSFPVDDRKDWHDRLRQGATLVINHIHELVPSVAELAVALRYELGHCTQVNLYCSPAEQQGFDCHYDTHDVLILQIDGEKKWFIFPETIPYPVAESRSPDQLPPDEPPYLKCVLQPGDVLYIPRGHWHYAISCDRPSLHLTVGIDCETGLDWLKWLVGELQNQPEWRQNLPFTANGDTDALEQRLEQLRRSLSQSLHQPELVQKYLQHFASQELPDTPFSLPAQLGVDIFDQGFETRFFRTKTQIVQIEPLEDEAYQITIGSKRIALKGVPLSLVENIFTQECFSILDLGEWAPDLDFEGDVVPLLTRLVMEGVLFVEG
- a CDS encoding WD40 repeat domain-containing protein, whose translation is MQNKSCHFLLKYGLLSFIIILGFSYLSSSCESATKIQPTELPLGSISQTEEVAGIAIASNGSFLLAINHTEPLQLLNKQTGQREMTLEGSQNIYPIASFSPDSRTIAVANRANQAVLWDTSSGRIKMFLAGHKQRINGIAFSSDGNNIATSSDDKTIRLWDVRTGKLQQIFSASYPLFEILLTQDGKTLNAADEFGTIYQWNLLKHKLARKIAVSQNKILSVAFSPDGKLVARRAYSNEIGLWSLDTGNSVNTIRKNYKPSHPMIFSPDSQMLAVVDRSEQHGLATGANLNTLKLWNAKTGHLVAQSDDWQYILG
- a CDS encoding IS1 family transposase is translated as MKLYLLCPTCGSDDIKKNGTTRRGKQNYRCRDCGRQFVEDPQWKRIEPDRTALIDRLLLEKIPLAGIARVMEVSEDWLQRYVNEYYEQVPQQTQVESKPKGSHQVQMDELWSFVDHKGNKQWVWLALDVVTREIIGCFIGDRSKESAQGLWESLPAVYRQCGVVYTDDWEAYKSVLPSKRHRVVGKETGLTSYIERFNNTLRQRVSRLVRKTLSFSKSIENHKAAIWNFIHHYNEQLHVTG